The following are from one region of the Nicotiana tabacum cultivar K326 chromosome 3, ASM71507v2, whole genome shotgun sequence genome:
- the LOC107811874 gene encoding pathogenesis-related thaumatin-like protein 3.5 has protein sequence MAKPQVFLALFCLCSVFLVSGVLSATFTLVNQCSYTVWPGILSGAGTTQLSPTGLQLNPGQAIPISVPAGWSGRLWGRTFCSQDSTTGKFTCVTGDCGSGTLECTGGAAPPATLAEFTLNGAGGLDFYDVSLVDGYNLPMLVSPQGGTGAGNCSATGCVVDLNGPCPAELKMMSTGSDGGGGECVACKSACEAFRDPRYCCSGPYATPDTCKPTDYSEFFKSSCPRAYSYAYDDGTSTFTCASADYVITFCPAPAASQKSSGGQYAGGSNVSLVSSSGSMLTSAPLPFYTSLMITILAALRQLRQFH, from the exons ATGGCGAAACCTCAAGTTTTTCTTGCCCTGTTCTGTTTATGTTCCGTATTCCTTGTTTCTG GGGTGTTATCAGCAACATTTACATTAGTAAACCAGTGCAGTTATACAGTATGGCCGGGGATATTATCAGGTGCAGGAACAACCCAGCTTTCTCCTACTGGACTTCAGCTAAATCCAGGACAGGCCATTCCTATTTCTGTTCCAGCGGGTTGGTCGGGTCGTTTATGGGGTCGGACTTTTTGCTCCCAAGATTCTACTACGGGTAAATTCACTTGCGTGACAGGTGATTGTGGCTCCGGAACACTTGAGTGCACCGGTGGAGCTGCACCGCCGGCGACTCTAGCAGAGTTCACTCTCAACGGCGCCGGTGGCCTTGATTTCTATGACGTTAGCCTTGTGGATGGTTATAACTTGCCTATGTTAGTGAGCCCACAAGGTGGGACCGGCGCCGGAAATTGTTCGGCAACTGGGTGTGTTGTGGACCTTAATGGGCCGTGTCCGGCGGAGCTGAAGATGATGAGTACCGGCAGCGATGGAGGCGGCGGCGAGTGCGTGGCATGCAAGAGCGCGTGTGAAGCGTTTAGGGATCCCAGATATTGTTGTAGTGGGCCCTATGCTACGCCTGATACATGCAAGCCGACGGATTACTCGGAGTTTTTCAAGAGTTCATGCCCACGCGCTTACAGCTATGCATATGATGATGGAACCAGCACCTTCACTTGTGCTTCTGCTGATTATGTCATCACATTTTGTCCTGCTCCTGCTGCCAG TCAGAAATCATCTGGAGGACAGTACGCTGGTGGGAGCAACGTTTCATTGGTCAGTAGCAGTGGTAGTATGTTAACCTCTGCCCCATTACCGTTCTACACAAGCTTGATGATCACCATTTTAGCAGCCCTTCGGCAATTGAGGCAGTTCCATTGA